The Terriglobales bacterium region GGAAGCGATCATCAACGGCTACGTCGAAGGCATCGCTCTGGACGCCAACGGCTACGTGAGCGAAGGCTCCGGCGAGAACCTGTTCGTGGTGCGTAAGGGCACGCTCATCACCGCGCCCCTGGGCAACTCCGTGCTGCCCGGCATCACCCGCGAGTCGGTGATCGAGCTCGCCCGCGACCTGGGCATCCCGGTGACGGAGCAGATGATCCCGCGCGAGATGCTGTACATCGCCGACGAGGTGTTCTTCACCGGCACGGCGGCCGAGATCACCGCTGTCCGCTCGGTGGACAAGATCAGCGTGGGCAAGGGCTCGGTGGGTCCGATCACCAAGCAGTTGCAGAAGGAATTCTTCGGCATCGTCCACGGCAAGGCGCCCGACCGCCACGGCTGGCTCACCCCCGTGCCGGTGAACAAGAAGCAGGCCGTGGCCGTCTAGTATCCGCGCGGTGCAGAACAACATCGTGGCCACGGCCACGGTGAGTGTTTGCTAGTCCCGGCCGCTGGTAATCCCCGCCCGGACTGTGGTACTGTCACCGCACCTCGGACGTATCTCTTTCGCCACGGATAAATGGCCATGCATATTGACGATCTGCTTCGCATCGCAATGGAACGCAAGGCTTCGGACTTGCACCTGAAGGTGGGCAACTACCCGCATCTGCGGGTGGATGGCGAACTGACCCCGCTCACCGAGCAGCCCCGCATCTCCGCCGAGGAGATGCTCAACATGGCGTTCAGCATGATGTCCAACCGCCAGAAGCAGAAGTTCAAGGAGGCGGCGGAGCTGGACATGGCCTACGGCGTCGCCGGCCTGGGCCGCTTCCGCGTCAACGTCTTCCAGCAGCGCGGTAACGTGGGGCTGGTGCTGCGCGTCATTCCCACCAAGATCCGGCCGCTGGAAGAGCTGTACATGCCCAAGATCATCGAGCAGATCTGCGACGAAGCTCGCGGCATGGTGCTGGTGACGGGCGTGACCGGCTCGGGCAAATCCACCACGCTGGCGGCCATGATCGACCGCATCAACTCCACCCAGCCCGAACACATCATCACCATCGAAGACCCGATCGAGTTCCTGCACCGCGACAAGAAGGGATTCGTGAACCAGCGCGAGGTCGAAGTCGATACACCCTCGTTCGCCTCCGCGCTGCGCGCCAGCCTGCGCCAGGACCCCGACGTCATCCTGGTAGGCGAGATGCGCGACCTGGAAACCATCGGCACCGCGCTGCACGCCGCCGAGACCGGCCACATGGTGTTCTCCACGCTGCACACGCTGGACGCCACCGAGACCATCAACCGCATCATCTCCGTGTTTCCGCCGCCGGAGCAGAAGCAGATCCGGCTGCAGCTCGCCGCCGTGCTCAAGGCCATCGTCAGCCAGCGCCTCATCAAGCGCGCCGATGCCGCTGGCCGCGTGCCCGCCGTCGAGGTGCTCATCTCCACCGGCTACATTCGCGAGTGCATCATCACGCCGGAGAAAACGCGGCTCATCGCTGAGGCGCTGTCGGCCGGGGTCTCGCAATATGGCATGCAGACTTTCGACCAGTCCCTGTACGACCTCTATACCCAGGGCATGATCACCTACGAAACGGCGCTCGAGAACGCCTCCAACCCTGACGACTTCAAGCTGCGCGTCCAGGGCATCGCCTCCACCGCCGAAGCCACGCGTGGGGAGATGCAACAGGCCGGACGCAGCTAGTCGCGGTTTCGCTGAAAAACGGGGACGCTTACGCGTCCCCGTTTCTTCTTATCACCACATTCCCGCTTCGCCTTCCGCTCCTGCGATTAAACTCTGGTCATGTTCCGCCGCTCTCGCAAGCCGCTCGATGAGCCCGCGCTTTACGAGTATGCCGTGGGCGCGCTCGCCCGCAAGATGCGCACCGTGGCTGAACTTAAGCGCCTGCTGCGCCAGCGGGTCGTGCCCGGCGAGGAAGGCGAGGCGCTGGTCGAGAGCGTCGTCCGCAAGCTGAAGGACCAGAAGTACCTGAACGATTCCGCCTACGCCGCAGCCTATTCCAGCTTCCGCCGCGAGAATGAGAAGTTCGGCCGCTTGCGCGTCATCACCGACTTGAAGGTCAAGGGCGTGCACGGCGACATCATCGAAAAAGCCGTGGATGAAGCCTACCGCGGCCAGAGCGAAGAGAAGCTGGCGCGCCAGTTCCTCCAGCGTCGCCGCCTGAAGAAACCGGCGAGCCAGAAAGACGCCGCCCGCGTCTTCCGCACCCTGGCGCGAGCCGGCTTCACCACCCGCGCCATCATGCAAATCCTCAAGAAGTGGGATGTCGAGGACGAGGTGCTGACCGCGCTGGAGAGCGAGCAGGATTAGTTCTCACCACGGAGACGCGGAGGCCCAGAGAAATCGGTACCGTGTAGTCATCTGGTGATCGGGTCATCGAGCCATCGGATGACTTCAAACGCCGATGCTAGAATCAAGCTGCGCGCATGCCCACCGGCAGTGAAATCCGCGAGATGTTCCTGCGCTACTTCGAGGAGCGCGGGCACCGGCGCGTCCATTCCTCTTCGCTGGTCCCGGCCAACGACCCCACGCTGCTCTACACCAACGCCGGGATGAACCAGTTCAAGGACGTCTTCCTGGGCCTGGAGAAGCGCGACTACACCCGCGCCTGCTCCTCGCA contains the following coding sequences:
- a CDS encoding type IV pilus twitching motility protein PilT, which translates into the protein MHIDDLLRIAMERKASDLHLKVGNYPHLRVDGELTPLTEQPRISAEEMLNMAFSMMSNRQKQKFKEAAELDMAYGVAGLGRFRVNVFQQRGNVGLVLRVIPTKIRPLEELYMPKIIEQICDEARGMVLVTGVTGSGKSTTLAAMIDRINSTQPEHIITIEDPIEFLHRDKKGFVNQREVEVDTPSFASALRASLRQDPDVILVGEMRDLETIGTALHAAETGHMVFSTLHTLDATETINRIISVFPPPEQKQIRLQLAAVLKAIVSQRLIKRADAAGRVPAVEVLISTGYIRECIITPEKTRLIAEALSAGVSQYGMQTFDQSLYDLYTQGMITYETALENASNPDDFKLRVQGIASTAEATRGEMQQAGRS
- a CDS encoding regulatory protein RecX, with the translated sequence MFRRSRKPLDEPALYEYAVGALARKMRTVAELKRLLRQRVVPGEEGEALVESVVRKLKDQKYLNDSAYAAAYSSFRRENEKFGRLRVITDLKVKGVHGDIIEKAVDEAYRGQSEEKLARQFLQRRRLKKPASQKDAARVFRTLARAGFTTRAIMQILKKWDVEDEVLTALESEQD